Proteins found in one Geomonas subterranea genomic segment:
- a CDS encoding DUF1456 family protein → MTNNDVFRRLRYALNLNNQAVVEAFRLSDMKMGQADITSLVKKDDEEGFRECSDEVLQAFLDGLIALKRGKREGGDGTTPPSSAQLTNNDTLKKIRIALSLKEDEMLAIFKLAKFPVSKSELSAVFRAKGQDNYKPCGDQMLRNFLKGLTMKYREGAQN, encoded by the coding sequence ATGACCAATAACGACGTCTTCCGCAGATTGCGCTACGCGCTGAACCTCAACAACCAGGCTGTTGTGGAGGCCTTCCGGCTTTCGGACATGAAGATGGGGCAGGCGGACATCACCAGCTTGGTCAAGAAGGATGATGAGGAAGGTTTCCGCGAGTGCAGCGATGAGGTACTGCAGGCGTTCCTGGACGGCCTGATCGCCTTGAAGCGGGGCAAGCGGGAAGGGGGGGATGGCACTACGCCCCCCTCATCCGCTCAACTGACCAACAACGACACCCTCAAGAAGATCCGCATCGCCCTGAGCCTGAAAGAGGACGAGATGCTGGCGATCTTCAAGCTCGCCAAGTTTCCGGTCTCCAAGTCCGAGCTGAGTGCGGTGTTCCGCGCCAAGGGGCAAGATAATTACAAGCCCTGCGGCGACCAGATGCTGCGCAATTTTCTCAAGGGGCTCACCATGAAATATCGGGAAGGTGCCCAGAACTAA
- a CDS encoding dienelactone hydrolase family protein — protein sequence MKKYLLALMMTLVAQGAGAAVVGHNVEYHQGDTVLEGYLAYDDSIKEKRPGVLIIHEWTGVSPYEKMRAEQLAKLGYVAFAADIYGKGVRPAGPEQAAKEAAKYRGNDRSLIRARAAAGLQKLAGLPQVDPKRLAVMGYCFGGTAALELARSGADLLGTVSFHGGLSTPNPADARNIRGKVLALHGADDPYVKPDEVAAFQKEMRDAKVDWQMNFYGNAVHSFSNPKSGNDNSKGAAYNEKADRRSFEAMKLFFNEIFAAR from the coding sequence ATGAAAAAGTACCTTCTGGCTTTGATGATGACCTTGGTGGCGCAAGGAGCCGGCGCCGCCGTGGTGGGACACAACGTCGAGTATCACCAGGGCGACACGGTCCTCGAGGGATACCTGGCGTACGACGATTCCATCAAGGAAAAGCGCCCCGGCGTGCTCATTATCCATGAGTGGACCGGAGTGAGCCCATACGAGAAGATGCGCGCTGAGCAACTTGCCAAGCTCGGCTATGTTGCCTTTGCCGCCGACATCTACGGCAAGGGGGTGCGCCCGGCCGGGCCCGAGCAGGCGGCTAAGGAAGCGGCCAAGTACAGGGGTAACGACCGCAGCCTCATCCGCGCGCGTGCCGCGGCAGGACTGCAGAAGCTGGCGGGGTTGCCCCAGGTTGATCCCAAGCGGCTGGCTGTCATGGGGTATTGCTTCGGCGGCACGGCAGCGCTGGAGCTGGCGCGAAGCGGCGCCGACCTCCTGGGTACGGTCAGTTTCCATGGCGGGCTCAGCACTCCCAACCCGGCGGACGCAAGGAACATACGCGGCAAGGTGCTCGCGCTGCACGGCGCGGATGACCCTTACGTGAAACCGGATGAGGTGGCCGCCTTCCAGAAGGAGATGCGTGACGCCAAGGTGGACTGGCAGATGAATTTCTACGGGAACGCGGTGCACAGCTTCAGCAATCCCAAGTCCGGCAATGACAACAGCAAAGGGGCCGCTTACAACGAGAAGGCCGACCGGCGCTCCTTCGAGGCCATGAAGCTCTTCTTCAACGAGATCTTCGCTGCCCGCTGA